One Bremerella alba DNA segment encodes these proteins:
- the dprA gene encoding DNA-processing protein DprA, which translates to MSSVDDNTLQDPEFIAALRLALSSGIGPAKVQALQSYFGSLSAAMAATSSQLQAVSGIGPKVAKTIVSASQFDVQSELEHCRDFGIQILTRSSDSFPELLCEIADPPTLLFVKGEILPCDELAVAIVGTRHATHYGKKQAERFGYELAKAGFTIVSGLARGIDAAAHRGAIKAKGRTIAFLGGGVSKIYPPEHVDLAEEVTGSGAIVSEAAPLVSPIAGAFPQRNRLITGMSLGVVIIEAATRSGALISARMAMEQNREVFALPGQIDNPVARGVNSLIRDGATLVQSVDDVIEQLGPLQKPLQISQAQTVIQPAELKLNDQEQQVLQHIDLAPMSLDALVARSKLPVHRVLSTLSILEMKRLIVRTNGTTVQRIA; encoded by the coding sequence ATGAGTTCCGTCGACGATAATACGCTGCAAGATCCTGAGTTTATAGCCGCTTTACGCCTAGCACTCAGTTCCGGAATTGGTCCTGCAAAAGTTCAGGCACTTCAATCTTATTTCGGGTCGCTTTCTGCTGCGATGGCAGCAACTTCTAGCCAGCTTCAGGCAGTGTCTGGCATTGGTCCTAAAGTTGCTAAAACAATTGTTTCCGCCAGTCAGTTCGATGTGCAGAGCGAACTGGAGCATTGCAGAGACTTCGGCATACAAATTTTGACTCGATCCTCCGATAGCTTCCCAGAGCTTCTTTGTGAAATCGCTGATCCGCCCACTTTGCTGTTTGTCAAAGGTGAGATTCTCCCCTGTGACGAACTGGCCGTGGCCATAGTGGGAACTCGACATGCCACCCACTATGGCAAAAAGCAGGCCGAGCGTTTCGGTTATGAATTGGCAAAAGCCGGCTTCACCATTGTCAGCGGGCTGGCCCGTGGAATCGATGCTGCGGCTCATCGCGGGGCGATCAAGGCCAAAGGACGAACGATTGCTTTTCTAGGAGGGGGTGTCTCGAAAATTTATCCGCCGGAACACGTGGACCTTGCCGAAGAAGTTACCGGCAGCGGAGCAATCGTCAGCGAAGCGGCACCTTTGGTAAGCCCCATCGCCGGAGCATTTCCACAGCGTAATCGCTTGATTACCGGGATGAGTTTAGGAGTCGTCATTATTGAAGCCGCAACGCGAAGTGGAGCATTAATTTCAGCTCGCATGGCAATGGAACAGAATCGCGAGGTCTTCGCATTGCCTGGACAAATTGACAACCCCGTCGCGCGAGGAGTGAATAGCCTGATCCGTGATGGCGCTACGCTTGTTCAGTCGGTCGACGACGTAATTGAGCAACTCGGTCCACTTCAGAAACCGCTACAAATTTCGCAAGCCCAGACCGTTATTCAGCCGGCAGAGCTAAAACTGAACGATCAGGAACAGCAGGTTCTTCAGCACATCGATCTGGCACCGATGTCTTTGGATGCACTCGTGGCGCGATCTAAGTTGCCGGTGCACCGCGTGTTGTCCACGCTTAGCATCTTAGAAATGAAACGACTTATTGTGCGGACTAACGGCACGACCGTGCAGCGAATTGCTTAA
- a CDS encoding DUF1501 domain-containing protein — protein sequence MSNIYKNSGVNRRQFLAASAATAMATSVAGAMPHANPVSGQAEHVISIWLGGGMGQIDTFDPKAKGDPKSRKPGAYYDAIPTCVDDVQVCEHLSKMAPIMDRVTAVRTVNHAVIDEHAAASNWMHVGRPVSGTVVYPSLGSIISHERGAASDGVPAYVLIGYPNATRGPGFLGAQHSYLYLTDTGRGPAGLSPPLGVDHDRQQRRDSFLSKLRDLQPDTRETVLKDYEATIDLSRKLSGPEFISSFDLNQEASDLREGYGGEFGQRCLLARRLVERGVRFIEVSHNLNFLNGAGWDVHNGGILEQHKLIQELDRAVAALILDLEQRKILDKTLIVITTEFGRPPEFDSGGGRGHQGSAFTCVLAGGGLNHSGAYGQTDELSKKIVSDPVSVPDFFATIHAAMGIDYGKSLYNGDRPVPITDGGQPIKALFA from the coding sequence ATGAGCAATATTTACAAAAACTCAGGCGTCAATCGACGACAATTCCTTGCTGCTTCGGCAGCCACAGCCATGGCTACCTCCGTTGCTGGTGCCATGCCTCATGCAAACCCAGTTAGTGGCCAAGCCGAACACGTCATCTCCATATGGCTTGGCGGCGGCATGGGGCAGATCGATACGTTCGACCCGAAGGCCAAAGGGGATCCAAAATCTCGGAAACCGGGTGCTTATTACGATGCCATCCCGACATGTGTCGATGATGTTCAGGTTTGCGAGCATCTTTCGAAGATGGCCCCCATCATGGATCGCGTGACCGCTGTTCGTACGGTAAATCATGCGGTCATCGACGAGCACGCCGCAGCATCCAACTGGATGCATGTAGGTCGGCCGGTCAGTGGAACCGTAGTCTACCCATCGCTTGGCTCGATTATCTCCCACGAGCGTGGTGCCGCATCGGATGGTGTGCCGGCTTACGTTCTGATCGGATATCCAAATGCGACACGCGGGCCTGGCTTCTTGGGTGCTCAGCACAGTTATCTCTATCTGACAGACACCGGGCGCGGCCCGGCAGGTCTCTCTCCTCCTTTGGGCGTGGATCACGATCGTCAGCAGCGTCGCGATAGTTTCCTGTCGAAGCTTCGCGACCTCCAGCCAGACACAAGGGAGACCGTCTTGAAGGATTACGAGGCAACCATTGACCTAAGTAGAAAGCTTAGTGGTCCCGAATTCATAAGCAGTTTTGACCTCAACCAAGAGGCGTCTGACCTACGAGAAGGATACGGTGGAGAGTTCGGTCAGCGGTGCTTGTTGGCTCGGCGTCTGGTCGAACGAGGAGTTCGATTCATCGAGGTCTCGCACAACCTCAACTTTTTGAATGGCGCCGGTTGGGACGTCCACAACGGCGGCATTCTTGAGCAGCACAAGTTGATTCAGGAACTCGACAGGGCGGTAGCGGCGTTAATTCTCGATCTTGAACAACGGAAGATACTTGATAAGACGCTGATTGTGATCACAACAGAGTTCGGTCGACCGCCGGAATTTGACAGTGGTGGGGGACGGGGACACCAAGGGTCGGCATTTACGTGCGTGTTGGCTGGCGGTGGACTGAATCACTCTGGTGCCTATGGTCAGACTGACGAACTTTCAAAGAAGATTGTCAGCGATCCTGTTTCAGTCCCGGACTTCTTCGCGACTATTCACGCGGCAATGGGCATCGATTATGGGAAGTCGCTTTACAATGGCGATCGCCCTGTTCCAATCACCGATGGCGGCCAACCCATCAAGGCCTTGTTTGCTTAG
- a CDS encoding DUF1553 domain-containing protein → MRSLHCHLLSLSLAMACLGVTVQASEPAVMWDFGTEEETPLIAHGGVHRDVPGPRPPAYPDFDATNTAVKFDGRGAYFSYDDPGHLSPFDFTNGDPITIEAWVNARDLKEGENLYIVGKGRTGNPGFAPDNQNWALRLRGVKGKACLSFLFATPSKGSGSPWHRWTTSDGFIPRTGWHHVAVTYEFGKPESIEGWIDGKQLPGVWDMGGPTTVAPVVDDDSVWIGSSMRGNASSSFRGYLDAVAVHRIALDANTLKARFSRVGEAPKPEPPPESMPKLGKLPADRVTVTFHEGMPSHTRWLDFDEDYPAEITRWETSEFLTPRLPQRFDSWGIRDSWKAPVLVRMAADVSLPEGEQTLLLRARGLSRLWVDGKLVAKTGALQGSPSGEEPITPVADPPLPGHRIKQHRLHEQTGTFLVSKKGMHRVVVETMAGGKKFRAEPGEFTVAILSPEGKLYHVLGPAEGPDAPLPLTDEAFEGALTRIETSLSSHDDHSRREAAISRDRFWGKRHQLAQQWVQNNPGPNLPEHSEAISPIDAFVADRIQDAKSASKGTSPEEAKHFHSEVLPILRSECFRCHSEKDSGGLQLNSLEMAVFGGNSGPAIVPGDATSSELMARIQHKDADMRMPPTGQPLSPEQIKTLEAWINAGAKWPELPLSPEETEFSPIVSDAKFIRRAYLDTVGIIPTEEEVRLFLEEDSPNKRAKLIDRLLADPRWADHWVSYWQDVLAENPTLINATLNASGPFRWFLHDALRDDKSLDRMVTELMMMRGSSEDGGSAGFAKAAQNDSPYAAKGHVVANAFLGIELQCARCHDSPYHSTTQEDLYALAAMFARKPLSVPKSSSVPVAFFESQDREPLIQVTLKPGQAVKPQWPFSEVTGIQDNEALATYLENEKDSRERLTALVTAPENERFAEVSVNRIWRRLIGAGIVEPPHDWEGTKPSHPELLKWLARDFVAHGYSVKHTTRLIMNSNLYQRKATGNQQAADPTRRLFNAPQRRRMTAEQIVDSFHAAAGKEIDVETLTLDPDGRRPASNRNNLGRVERAWMLASISNERDRPSLTLPRVSVVDDVMVAFGWSAERQIPRTDREDEPNILQPAVIANGTMTVWLTRASHDSPLADLAVNAKSPGQLVDSVFLRFLSRLPSDQERELFVEALRQGFDQRLVPKSQIKHPEPLERLPQVTWSNHLRSEANTIQQEHARRARVGPPSDPRLQPQWREVYEDMVWSVVNLREFVWMP, encoded by the coding sequence ATGAGATCTCTTCACTGCCACCTACTTTCTCTAAGCTTGGCGATGGCTTGCCTTGGCGTAACGGTTCAGGCATCCGAGCCCGCCGTGATGTGGGACTTTGGCACAGAAGAAGAAACGCCGCTAATTGCGCATGGGGGCGTCCATCGAGATGTCCCTGGCCCACGTCCTCCTGCGTATCCCGATTTTGATGCAACGAATACCGCAGTCAAGTTTGATGGTCGGGGTGCTTATTTTTCATATGACGATCCGGGCCATCTCAGTCCTTTTGACTTTACCAATGGCGATCCAATAACTATCGAGGCTTGGGTAAATGCTCGCGATCTGAAAGAGGGTGAAAACCTATACATCGTGGGCAAAGGTCGTACCGGGAATCCTGGCTTCGCTCCTGACAATCAGAACTGGGCTCTTCGACTCAGAGGTGTTAAAGGAAAAGCATGCCTTAGTTTCCTATTCGCGACACCCAGTAAAGGATCGGGATCACCTTGGCATCGATGGACAACAAGCGATGGTTTTATCCCGCGAACAGGTTGGCATCACGTTGCCGTCACCTATGAGTTTGGCAAACCCGAGAGCATCGAAGGTTGGATTGACGGTAAGCAACTCCCCGGCGTTTGGGATATGGGCGGACCTACGACGGTGGCTCCTGTGGTTGACGACGACAGCGTTTGGATCGGGTCTTCCATGAGAGGAAACGCCTCGAGTTCGTTCCGTGGGTATCTCGATGCCGTGGCCGTTCATCGTATTGCACTAGATGCTAACACGCTCAAGGCACGATTTAGTCGGGTGGGCGAAGCTCCGAAGCCTGAGCCGCCACCTGAATCGATGCCGAAACTCGGGAAGCTACCTGCGGATCGTGTGACGGTCACCTTTCACGAAGGAATGCCGTCCCACACGCGCTGGCTCGATTTCGATGAGGATTATCCTGCAGAAATTACCCGCTGGGAAACATCCGAGTTCCTCACGCCAAGGCTTCCTCAACGGTTTGACAGTTGGGGAATTCGAGATAGTTGGAAGGCACCAGTGCTTGTGAGAATGGCCGCCGATGTTTCATTGCCCGAAGGAGAACAAACCTTACTGCTCCGTGCACGCGGTTTAAGCCGACTATGGGTAGACGGTAAGCTTGTCGCAAAGACTGGCGCCTTGCAAGGATCGCCAAGCGGTGAGGAGCCGATCACTCCGGTTGCCGATCCGCCGCTGCCAGGTCATCGGATCAAGCAGCATCGTCTTCACGAGCAGACAGGCACATTTCTGGTTAGTAAGAAAGGGATGCACCGTGTTGTTGTCGAGACGATGGCAGGTGGAAAGAAGTTTCGTGCTGAGCCTGGCGAATTTACTGTCGCGATCCTTTCCCCTGAAGGTAAACTATACCACGTGCTAGGTCCGGCCGAAGGCCCAGACGCTCCACTCCCGTTGACGGATGAAGCGTTCGAAGGGGCTCTCACACGCATCGAGACTTCACTGTCATCGCACGACGACCATTCTCGCCGCGAGGCTGCCATCTCACGCGATCGGTTTTGGGGAAAACGCCATCAATTGGCCCAGCAGTGGGTCCAAAATAACCCGGGGCCAAATCTTCCTGAGCACTCGGAAGCGATAAGTCCCATCGACGCATTCGTCGCGGATCGTATTCAAGATGCCAAGTCAGCATCTAAGGGAACATCACCGGAAGAAGCGAAGCATTTTCATTCGGAAGTTCTTCCAATTTTACGAAGCGAATGCTTCCGTTGTCATAGCGAAAAGGATTCCGGCGGTCTTCAGTTAAATTCACTCGAGATGGCGGTCTTTGGTGGTAACTCGGGGCCTGCAATTGTGCCTGGCGATGCGACTTCTAGTGAATTGATGGCTCGAATTCAGCACAAAGATGCCGATATGCGGATGCCCCCAACAGGCCAACCGCTCAGTCCGGAACAGATCAAGACCCTGGAAGCGTGGATCAACGCTGGGGCAAAATGGCCCGAGTTACCACTTTCTCCTGAGGAAACGGAGTTCTCGCCAATTGTCAGCGATGCTAAATTCATTCGCCGGGCTTATCTTGATACGGTGGGAATCATACCTACAGAGGAAGAGGTTCGTCTCTTTCTAGAAGAGGACTCACCGAACAAACGCGCCAAGTTGATCGATCGCCTACTTGCCGATCCGCGATGGGCCGATCATTGGGTAAGCTATTGGCAAGACGTATTGGCCGAGAATCCAACACTGATCAACGCAACGCTCAATGCCAGCGGCCCTTTTCGTTGGTTCCTGCACGATGCCTTGCGCGATGATAAATCGCTTGACCGTATGGTCACCGAATTGATGATGATGCGAGGCAGTTCCGAAGACGGTGGTAGCGCTGGGTTTGCCAAAGCGGCGCAGAATGATTCGCCCTACGCTGCGAAAGGTCATGTCGTCGCTAACGCATTCCTGGGAATTGAACTGCAGTGTGCCCGTTGTCATGACTCTCCGTATCACAGCACAACGCAAGAAGATCTATATGCACTTGCGGCAATGTTTGCCAGAAAGCCGCTTTCCGTTCCTAAATCAAGCTCTGTGCCGGTCGCATTCTTCGAGAGCCAGGATCGTGAACCGCTAATTCAAGTGACCCTTAAACCCGGCCAGGCGGTCAAACCACAGTGGCCGTTCTCGGAGGTCACTGGCATTCAAGACAATGAAGCTTTGGCTACCTATCTCGAAAACGAAAAGGATAGCCGCGAGCGCTTAACAGCGTTGGTTACCGCTCCAGAGAATGAACGCTTTGCCGAGGTTTCCGTGAATCGTATTTGGAGGCGACTTATTGGTGCTGGAATTGTAGAGCCACCGCACGACTGGGAAGGAACCAAGCCTAGCCATCCGGAACTGCTAAAGTGGTTGGCCCGTGACTTCGTCGCACATGGATATAGCGTCAAGCATACTACGCGATTAATCATGAACTCGAATCTTTACCAACGCAAGGCAACCGGAAACCAGCAGGCCGCCGATCCCACGCGACGCTTGTTCAATGCACCTCAGCGTCGCCGGATGACAGCCGAACAGATCGTTGACTCGTTTCATGCAGCGGCCGGCAAGGAAATAGATGTCGAAACCCTTACGCTCGACCCGGACGGGAGACGACCGGCAAGCAACCGAAACAACCTCGGACGCGTTGAGCGAGCCTGGATGCTGGCGAGCATCTCTAACGAGCGTGACCGGCCAAGTCTGACGCTTCCCCGAGTTTCAGTCGTTGATGACGTAATGGTCGCGTTTGGCTGGTCGGCCGAACGTCAGATTCCACGCACCGATCGCGAAGACGAACCGAATATTCTTCAACCGGCAGTCATCGCTAACGGCACAATGACCGTTTGGCTTACCAGGGCTTCCCACGACAGCCCTCTAGCTGACTTGGCGGTCAATGCGAAGTCTCCGGGGCAGTTGGTCGATTCGGTATTCTTGCGGTTTCTAAGCCGATTGCCAAGTGACCAGGAACGTGAGTTGTTTGTAGAGGCACTTCGACAGGGCTTCGATCAGCGGCTTGTTCCCAAAAGTCAGATCAAGCATCCGGAACCCCTTGAGCGACTTCCTCAAGTAACTTGGTCCAACCATTTGCGGTCGGAAGCGAATACGATCCAGCAGGAACATGCTCGCCGGGCGAGAGTGGGACCTCCTAGCGACCCACGACTTCAGCCGCAGTGGCGTGAAGTCTATGAAGACATGGTGTGGAGTGTTGTCAATTTGCGAGAATTTGTTTGGATGCCCTAG